In Neoarius graeffei isolate fNeoGra1 chromosome 15, fNeoGra1.pri, whole genome shotgun sequence, a single genomic region encodes these proteins:
- the lonp1 gene encoding lon protease homolog, mitochondrial → MAAYVKLWSRYRQAYKNGTVFCSKYVKKFGAEFNGLYPGESLSRSGFTANRSHSYISSQKFCSGTITSVTGPARVTHLRKWTRIAGVLPPDRGSVGPGLFMNHDQRRYLFGNRSSGLPGEDGAESSGPSDDEPGGDGAESGSAPPHITALTPMMVPEVFPNVPLIAVTRNPVFPRFIKIIEVKNKPLMDLLRTKVRLAQPYAGIFLKKDDNDESDVVESLDAVYNTGTFVQIHEMQDLGDKLRMIVMGHRRIRITKQLEVEAEEASLTPESAADQSKAQRRKNKRVRKESLAEEMTERVKEVEFTMEAVPLPKSKEILMVEVDNVIHEEFQVTEEVKALTAEIVKTIRDIIALNPLYRESVLQMMQAGQRVVDNPIYLSDMGAALTGAESHELQDVLEETSIPKRLYKALSLLKKEYELSKLQQRLSREVEEKIKQTHRKYLLQEQLKIIKKELGLEKEDKDAIEEKFRERLKERTVPQHIMDVINEELNKLSLLDNHSSEFNVTRNYLDWLTSMPWGTNSVENLELSRANEVLDEDHYGMEDVKKRILEFIAVSQLRGSTQGKILCFYGPPGVGKTSIARSIARALNREYFRFSVGGMTDVAEIKGHRRTYVGAMPGKIIQCLKKTKTENPLVLIDEVDKIGRGYQGDPSSALLELLDPEQNANFLDHYLDVPVDLSKVLFICTANVIDTIPEPLRDRMEMINVSGYVAQEKLAIAERYLVPQLQTLCGLDEEKASISSEALTVLIRQYCRESGVRNLQKQVEKVFRKAAFRIINGDEVAVRVTADNLQDYVGKPLFTVDRMYDVTPPGVVMGLAWTAMGGSTLFIETSLRHPRTSKDKDGPAEGSLEVTGQLGDVMKESAKIAYTFARSFLMKQQPENDFLVGAHLHLHVPEGATPKDGPSAGCTIITALLSLATNTPVRENVAMTGEVSLTGKILPVGGIKEKTIAAKRAGVDCIILPAENKKDFSDLAEYITEGLEVHFVEHYQEIYKIVFPSQ, encoded by the exons ATGGCTGCGTACGTGAAGCTGTGGAGCAGATACAGGCAGGCTTATAAAAATGGGACCGTCTTCTGTAGCAAGTATGTTAAAAAGTTTGGCGCTGAGTTTAATGGATTGTATCCGGGAGAGTCGCTTAGCCGGAGCGGATTTACCGCAAACCGATCACATTCTTACatttcaagtcaaaagttttgtaGCGGCACCATTACATCAGTGACGGGACCTGCGCGCGTGACCCATCTGAGAAAATGGACCAGAATCGCCGGTGTGCTTCCGCCGGACAGGGGAAGTGTAGGACCTGGCTTGTTTATGAACCACGACCAGAGGAGATACCTGTTCGGCAACAGGAGCAGCGGCCTCCCGGGAGAGGATGGAGCAGAGAGCAGCGGTCCTAGTGACGATGAACCCGGTGGAGATGGAGCTGAGTCCGGTTCTGCTCCCCCGCACATCACCGCTCTCACGCCCATGATGGTGCCGGAAGTGTTTCCCAACGTGCCGCTCATTGCTGTGACCAGGAACCCGGTTTTTCCGCGGTTCATTAAGATAATCGAG GTGAAGAATAAGCCACTGATGGATCTGCTGAGGACTAAAGTGCGACTTGCTCAGCCCTACGCTGGCATCTTCCTCAAGAAGGATGATAA TGACGAGTCAGATGTTGTGGAAAGTTTGGATGCTGTTTACAACACAGGGACTTTCGTTCAGATCCATGAGATGCAAGATCTTGGTGACAAACTGCGGATGATCGTGATGGGACATCGAAG GATTCGGATCACTAAGCAGCTGGAAGTCGAGGCTGAGGAAGCGTCCCTCACACCGGAGTCAGCTGCTGACCAGTCCAAAGCTCAGCGGAGAAAAAACAAGCGTGTTCGTAAGGAGTCTCTGGCTGAGGAGATGACCGAGAGAGTGAAGGAAGTAGAATTCACGATGGAGGCTGTTCCTTTACCCAAGAGCAAAGAGATCCTCATGGTGGAGGTCGATAACGTCATACACGAGGAGTTCCAGGTCACAGAGGAGGTTAAG GCTCTGACGGCCGAGATTGTTAAGACTATCCGTGACATCATTGCTCTGAACCCTCTTTACAG AGAATCAGTTCTGCAGATGATGCAGGCAGGACAGAGAGTAGTTGACAACCCCATCTACCTGAGTGACATGGGCGCTGCTCTGACCGGCGCAGAGTCACATGAGCTACAGGACGTTCTGGAGGAAACCAGT ATCCCCAAACGGTTGTACAAGGCTCTGTCTCTGCTGAAGAAGGAGTACGAGTTGAGTAAACTGCAGCAGCGGCTCAGCAGGGAG GTGGAGGAGAAaatcaaacagacacacaggaaGTACCTCCTGCAGGAGCAGCTGAAGATCATCAAGAAAGAGCTGGGCCTGGAGAAGGAGGACAAGGATGCCATTGAGGAGAAGTTCAGAGAGAGGCTGAAGGAGCGCACCGTACCCCAACACATCATGGACGTCATTAATGAGGAGCTGAACAAACTCAGTCTTCTGGATAATCACTCCTCTGAGTTCAA tgTCACAAGAAATTACTTGGACTGGTTGACCTCGATGCCATGGGGCACAAACAGTGTGGAGAACCTGGAGCTGTCTCGAGCCAATGAGGTGCTGGACGAAGATCATTACGGCATGGAGGATGTGAAGAAGCGCATTCTC GAATTTATTGCAGTTAGCCAATTGAGAGGCAGTACACAGGGGAAGATCCTGTGTTTCTACGGACCACCCGGTGTGGGAAAGACCAGCATCGCCCGCTCCATTGCCAGAGCCCTAAACCGAGAGTACTTCCGCTTCAGCGTAGGCGGCATGACTGATGTAGCCGAAATCAAAGGCCACAG GAGGACATATGTTGGAGCAATGCCAGGAAAAATCATCCAGTGTCTGAAGAAGACAAAAACAGAAAACCCGCTAGTTCTCATTGACGAG GTGGATAAGATAGGTCGAGGCTACCAGGGGGATCCATCTTCTGCCCTGCTGGAGCTTTTAGACCCTGAACAGAATGCAAACTTCCTGGATCACTACCTGGATGTTCCTGTGGATCTGTCTAAG gttctttttatttgcactgccAATGTGATCGACACCATTCCTGAACCTCTGAGAGACCGAATGGAAATGATCAATGTGTCTGGTTATGTGGCTCAGGAGAAACTAGCCATTGCAGAG AGGTATCTGGTGCCCCAGTTGCAGACTCTTTGTGGTTTGGATGAAGAGAAGGCCAGCATCTCCTCCGAGGCTCTGACCGTACTTATCAGGCAGTATTGCAGGGAGAGTGGTGTCAGGAACCTGCAGAAACAGGTGGAGAAG GTTTTCCGGAAAGCTGCATTCCGTATTATTAATGGCGATGAGGTTGCAGTCCGGGTCACAGCTGACAATCTGCAGGATTATGTTGGCAAACCCCTGTTCACTGTAGACCGAATGTATGATGTCACACCGCCCGGGGTGGTCATGGGCCTGGCGTGGACAGCCATGG GTGGTTCCACGTTGTTCATCGAGACATCTTTGAGGCATCCGAGGACCTCAAAGGACAAAGATGGACCTGCAGAAGGTTCTCTAGAGGTGACGGGGCAGCTGGGAGACGTGATGAAGGAGAGCGCTAAAATCGCCTACACCTTCGCCCGCTCCTTCCTCATGAAGCAACAGCCAGAGAACGACTTCCTCGTTGGCGCCCACCTCCACCTGCATGTGCCAGAA GGTGCCACTCCTAAAGACGGACCCAGCGCAGGCTGCACTATAATCACGGCTCTGCTGTCCTTGGCCACCAACACGCCGGTGCGGGAGAATGTGGCCATGACAGGAGAAGTGTCCCTGACTGGGAAGATCCTGCCTGTCGGAGGAATCAAGGAAAAAACAATTGCT